The following coding sequences lie in one Bacteroidota bacterium genomic window:
- a CDS encoding LruC domain-containing protein, with the protein MKRIVLILFVAAVCTSLPAQPTWISIASGDWNNPAIWSTSGGASGAPVPTLSSNMRVIVAGHAVTQYSNHIQIVQNGRLEITNGGRLRIATNYMLYQSGANTVFKIDNGSLEVSGNSTAAMLIRLENGSIEWTDAIVRSGGLMYVGNTRANLNNACISSASWMQWSGIGSSSNFSIMNNVGLYAGSGVQNGDQLILSGSYINVNALKLFTGYPGNLNLTNSTLQGSIYSIYLASGSINTNGLVGAPELGYWCASPSPNLSLFSGPRIQSCSAAYSQPCGPQQPPCDVSVTKLASMQNVGVGQQMSFLIKVANHSSFTARGLRVYDLVPSGYELQTVSPQIGNWNNPYWNIGDLGSFQEVQAIMYVRVKSSPGYTNTASLSPTGNYYTDLVTANNQSSVTPNVQATSDLQITKVVDNQYPQVNQLVTYTIQVKNNGPGVPANINVTDFLPSGLQYYSHTVSHGGLLSPSNWNISGWQLNPGQTATLNLVARVLPTGNYVNSATVSSELTDPNTANNTATVTIYPQISDLALAITPSNINPLYGENVTMDVQLTNNGPSTSIQSYVSFSISPGFQFVQATPQMGTFSGSNWSVGNLGANQTTSLSLVLKVTSSAPYQLIGNAGQQTHDPNSSNNSVTVILQPTAAYDLAVQKTVDVDNPYYNQVVTFTINAWNASQGTATGVVVTDLLPDGYTLINASTSTGTWEAPNWNIGSLPNGVLRTLQLTAMVLTTGSYTNTATISGDQPDLNMANNSSAATVTPRQTSDLEVQIEVSNTTPIVGSEISCTVRVTNNGPHMALATRGPVHLHPGLQILSFNASGGNFLSPPGYWEIGSIATGDVVTLSLLLKVNQGGNLVISSDIFCDNLDHNTTNNYKSVQIIAINAIDLKVEKTSNNTNPIVGANVVFTIKVYNLGNIQATNVVVEDQLPSGYQLVSVNVPHGSWNAPYWTLPVMTPGIMFSMTITAKVLPAGNYDNTATATAAETDPFPLNNSATAEVHVVPLNGPTANDDIATGIKNQPLDINVLTNDIAGDAPINPNSVQLVAGTAPDPAAQGIITIDAATGTMTFVPVAGFTGTIVTQYSIRDMNNLPAKAQLTINIIEPLTNLYPASGPGTLAFEDLWPGKGDYDFNDLVIDYQFEIQSDMTNHVVSITGTFTIQAFGAALENGFGFQLPASVDQTKITATGSRLTEGFVEFSSKGLETGQPNATIIVFDNTFTQMQPPGIGTGVNTDPDAPYVDPVTIVINLQFEPGAVTMNDLNIGAFNPFMIVNKVRGHEVHLPNYPPTAKANPALFGMWEDASMPQQGKYYVTHNNLPWAINLYQSFDYPKEKRDITKAYHKFVPWAVNGGTLFPDWYRNLPGYRNEQHIYKKGN; encoded by the coding sequence ATGAAACGGATTGTGCTGATTTTATTCGTGGCCGCTGTTTGCACAAGTTTGCCGGCGCAGCCCACATGGATCAGTATTGCCAGTGGCGACTGGAACAATCCGGCCATCTGGTCCACCAGCGGAGGAGCCTCAGGTGCTCCTGTGCCAACATTATCATCCAATATGCGGGTAATTGTGGCGGGACATGCTGTTACGCAATACAGCAACCACATACAAATTGTTCAGAATGGCAGACTGGAAATCACAAATGGTGGTCGTTTGCGCATTGCTACCAATTATATGCTTTATCAAAGCGGTGCAAATACCGTTTTTAAGATTGACAATGGTAGTCTGGAGGTAAGTGGCAATTCGACGGCTGCGATGCTTATCAGGCTTGAGAATGGCAGCATAGAATGGACTGATGCTATAGTACGTAGTGGCGGACTGATGTATGTGGGCAACACAAGGGCTAACTTGAACAATGCCTGTATTTCTTCGGCCTCCTGGATGCAGTGGAGCGGAATTGGGAGCAGTTCCAATTTTTCGATCATGAACAATGTCGGATTGTATGCCGGGTCAGGTGTGCAAAATGGGGATCAGCTGATTTTATCTGGATCTTACATAAATGTCAATGCATTAAAACTGTTCACAGGTTACCCGGGCAATTTGAATCTCACAAATTCAACCTTACAAGGGTCAATTTATTCAATTTATTTAGCCAGCGGGTCTATTAATACAAACGGACTGGTTGGTGCTCCCGAACTGGGCTATTGGTGCGCCAGTCCCTCGCCCAATCTTTCTTTGTTTTCAGGGCCCAGAATTCAGAGTTGCAGTGCAGCATATTCTCAGCCCTGCGGTCCGCAACAGCCCCCCTGCGATGTATCGGTAACCAAGCTGGCCAGCATGCAGAATGTAGGTGTTGGGCAGCAAATGAGCTTCCTGATAAAAGTGGCCAACCATAGCTCTTTTACTGCGAGAGGTCTTCGTGTGTACGATCTGGTCCCATCGGGATATGAACTACAGACTGTTAGTCCTCAAATTGGAAATTGGAATAATCCTTACTGGAATATTGGCGATCTGGGCAGTTTTCAGGAAGTGCAGGCGATTATGTATGTACGTGTAAAGAGTAGCCCGGGCTATACCAACACGGCAAGCCTTTCGCCAACAGGTAATTATTATACCGATCTCGTAACGGCCAATAATCAATCGTCTGTCACGCCAAATGTGCAGGCCACATCCGACCTGCAGATTACCAAGGTTGTTGACAATCAGTATCCTCAGGTTAATCAGCTTGTTACTTACACTATTCAGGTAAAAAACAACGGTCCTGGGGTACCGGCCAATATCAATGTTACCGATTTTCTGCCTTCGGGCTTGCAATATTACAGTCATACGGTTTCCCACGGAGGATTACTTTCGCCCAGCAACTGGAATATTAGCGGATGGCAACTCAATCCCGGGCAAACGGCTACCCTCAACCTGGTTGCAAGGGTGCTGCCTACAGGAAACTACGTGAACTCGGCTACGGTTTCGAGCGAGTTAACCGATCCCAATACGGCAAACAACACGGCTACGGTGACCATTTATCCTCAGATTTCTGATTTGGCCCTGGCCATAACACCTTCGAACATTAACCCGCTGTATGGCGAGAATGTTACCATGGACGTTCAGCTTACAAACAACGGGCCGTCAACATCCATTCAGTCCTATGTTTCTTTTTCGATTTCCCCTGGATTTCAGTTTGTTCAGGCTACCCCACAGATGGGAACTTTTAGTGGCTCTAACTGGTCCGTTGGCAATCTGGGAGCGAACCAAACTACCTCTTTGAGTTTGGTATTGAAAGTTACATCATCAGCTCCTTATCAGCTCATTGGTAACGCAGGCCAGCAAACCCATGACCCTAATTCCTCCAACAACTCTGTAACTGTCATACTTCAACCCACCGCAGCCTACGACCTGGCTGTTCAGAAAACTGTTGACGTTGACAATCCTTATTATAATCAGGTTGTTACATTCACCATAAACGCATGGAATGCATCGCAGGGCACAGCCACAGGTGTGGTGGTTACAGACCTGCTGCCTGATGGTTACACACTTATTAATGCATCAACAAGCACCGGAACCTGGGAAGCGCCAAACTGGAATATCGGCAGCCTTCCCAATGGCGTTTTGCGTACCTTGCAGCTAACAGCTATGGTGCTTACCACAGGCAGTTACACCAACACAGCCACCATTTCCGGTGACCAGCCCGACCTCAATATGGCCAATAATAGTTCAGCGGCTACTGTAACACCACGTCAGACCAGCGATCTCGAGGTTCAGATTGAAGTTTCGAATACTACACCAATAGTTGGCTCCGAAATAAGCTGTACGGTTCGTGTAACCAACAATGGCCCGCACATGGCTCTGGCAACCCGTGGACCTGTTCATTTGCACCCCGGCTTACAGATACTTTCGTTCAATGCAAGTGGAGGAAACTTTCTTAGCCCTCCCGGATATTGGGAAATTGGCAGCATTGCCACCGGGGATGTAGTGACCCTTTCTCTCCTATTAAAAGTCAATCAGGGTGGAAACTTAGTTATTTCCTCTGATATTTTTTGCGACAACCTCGATCATAACACAACAAACAACTATAAGTCTGTACAGATAATTGCAATCAATGCCATTGATCTTAAAGTTGAAAAGACATCAAACAACACTAACCCCATTGTTGGTGCCAATGTGGTATTTACAATCAAGGTTTACAATTTGGGAAATATTCAAGCTACAAATGTTGTGGTTGAGGATCAGTTGCCCAGCGGATACCAGCTGGTTTCGGTTAATGTGCCACACGGCAGCTGGAATGCACCGTATTGGACTTTGCCAGTCATGACGCCAGGAATTATGTTTTCTATGACCATCACTGCCAAGGTACTTCCTGCCGGTAATTACGACAACACTGCTACTGCCACGGCTGCCGAAACAGATCCATTCCCGCTTAACAATTCTGCTACGGCTGAAGTGCATGTTGTGCCCCTGAACGGGCCAACGGCCAACGATGATATTGCAACAGGTATTAAAAACCAGCCACTTGATATAAATGTGCTAACCAACGACATTGCCGGCGATGCACCCATCAATCCCAACAGCGTTCAGCTTGTGGCCGGAACAGCTCCTGACCCCGCTGCACAGGGCATCATCACCATTGATGCTGCAACCGGGACAATGACGTTTGTTCCTGTAGCGGGTTTCACTGGTACAATAGTTACTCAGTATTCAATCAGGGATATGAATAATCTGCCCGCTAAGGCCCAGCTCACCATAAATATTATAGAACCACTAACAAACCTCTACCCGGCAAGCGGCCCCGGCACATTGGCCTTCGAAGACCTCTGGCCCGGCAAAGGCGACTACGACTTTAACGACCTGGTGATTGATTACCAGTTCGAGATACAGTCCGATATGACAAACCATGTGGTGAGCATTACAGGAACTTTCACAATTCAGGCATTTGGAGCCGCCCTCGAGAACGGATTTGGATTTCAGTTGCCCGCTTCGGTTGATCAGACTAAAATTACTGCTACAGGATCGAGGCTGACCGAAGGCTTTGTTGAGTTCAGCAGCAAGGGATTGGAAACGGGTCAGCCCAATGCCACAATCATCGTATTTGATAATACATTTACTCAAATGCAGCCCCCCGGAATAGGAACAGGCGTGAATACCGACCCTGATGCACCTTATGTTGATCCGGTAACAATAGTTATCAATCTGCAATTTGAGCCTGGCGCTGTTACCATGAATGACCTGAACATTGGCGCGTTTAATCCATTTATGATTGTAAATAAGGTGCGCGGACACGAAGTCCACCTGCCAAACTACCCGCCCACTGCAAAAGCAAACCCTGCGCTTTTTGGCATGTGGGAAGATGCCAGTATGCCCCAGCAGGGAAAATACTATGTTACACACAACAATCTTCCCTGGGCAATTAACCTATACCAGAGTTTCGACTATCCAAAGGAAAAGCGCGACATTACCAAAGCCTACCATAAGTTTGTTCCCTGGGCAGTAAATGGCGGAACCTTGTTCCCCGACTGGTATCGCAATTTACCCGGATATCGTAATGAACAGCATATTTACAAAAAGGGGAATTAA
- a CDS encoding LruC domain-containing protein, with the protein MKDIGFFIKSIILVALFFAAGMSANAVVTCEVSKSNGGGFTTIIESVVQNCNGTYTIVLRVEHNGCGGPSCKALSHYSVEAVPGTYSNVSVQVRQGTMTYTNIDLGPNLGASTPFQGFKIDGVKNIGGGKAGVFAITYTLTSLQNQQVSAKSGTSLQLASFTAAEFHQVMNCNGTICNTNPSGLMGNVFHDINGLTDNTVNGAGVGAAGSTQLYVNLLNSGGMVLQTKPVNNNGTWEFTVGAGSYQVQLSTVSGTPGNTAPLTLLPAGWVNTGEHVGTSAGNDGTIDGMINTIVQPNTITQHVNFGIQRLPIASTNTEAAQENPGGTISVSVAAALFQATDPDGDVVSIKITAFPTGITTITINGSTYDSGSFPAQGITIPSSSVGNPTQAISVDPLDGVVTVAIPFVAIDNANFPSTNTGYVYLPFTMPQALGGLSGNVYHDPDGMSDNFVNGNGIGSPSGTPLYANLLDQADLVVASVAVSSGGTYSFNNLQNGSYTVLISTVQGTVGQPAPPVQLPNGWVNTGENVGTTPGSDGTPDGRLVASVVNNQITMDVNFAIEQLPTTGNSTADIQENPGGEIFVPVTNNLFIFDDPDGVVGSIRIISFPTNATSIKIGSATYTSTSFPSGGVIINVNSGGVLANSVQVDPINGPVTVIIPFRSKDNAGFESSSTGTVSLPFTGEYIPVDNFFPATGYGTLAFEDLWPGKGDYDFNDLVLDYRFELVSNTGNYVDLIIGKFKIRAFGASFENGFGFQLSSNINADDLFVEGTSLTENYISLNANGTEAGQSKPTIIVYDNAYNEMPYPGTGIGVNTDPSASYVEPVELEIRIYLPANTYTAAQVDIGNFNPFIIVNNVRSHEVHLPYYPPTDLADMSLFGQWEDDSNPATGRWYVTDKNHPWAINIYESFDYPIEKQDILGVHLKFAEWAMSGGVQFPDWYKNLPGYRNSSLIYQVPSGK; encoded by the coding sequence ATGAAAGATATTGGTTTTTTCATCAAGTCAATCATCCTTGTTGCATTGTTTTTTGCAGCAGGCATGAGCGCAAACGCCGTTGTAACTTGCGAGGTTAGCAAAAGCAATGGTGGTGGCTTTACAACGATTATCGAATCGGTAGTGCAAAACTGTAATGGCACTTATACTATTGTGTTGCGTGTTGAGCACAACGGTTGCGGTGGTCCGAGTTGCAAGGCACTTTCACACTACTCCGTTGAGGCTGTTCCCGGAACTTACTCAAATGTAAGTGTACAGGTACGTCAGGGCACCATGACTTACACCAATATTGATCTTGGTCCGAACCTGGGGGCTTCAACGCCCTTCCAAGGGTTTAAAATTGATGGGGTGAAAAACATTGGCGGTGGTAAAGCCGGTGTATTTGCTATCACTTACACCCTGACAAGTCTGCAAAATCAACAAGTGTCGGCTAAGTCGGGAACATCGCTGCAGCTGGCCAGTTTCACAGCGGCTGAGTTCCATCAAGTAATGAACTGCAATGGTACGATATGCAATACGAATCCAAGTGGATTAATGGGTAATGTCTTTCATGACATTAACGGATTGACCGACAATACTGTAAATGGAGCAGGTGTGGGTGCGGCTGGTTCAACCCAGCTATATGTAAATCTGCTTAACAGCGGGGGTATGGTGTTGCAGACAAAACCGGTGAACAACAATGGTACCTGGGAATTTACCGTTGGCGCAGGTAGTTATCAGGTACAACTTAGTACTGTTTCGGGTACGCCTGGAAATACGGCCCCTCTGACCCTTCTTCCTGCAGGGTGGGTCAATACAGGTGAACACGTGGGCACGAGTGCAGGCAACGACGGAACAATTGATGGCATGATCAACACAATTGTTCAACCAAATACAATCACACAGCATGTCAATTTTGGTATTCAAAGGCTACCCATAGCATCAACAAATACCGAAGCCGCGCAGGAGAACCCAGGTGGAACAATTAGTGTGTCGGTTGCAGCAGCCCTTTTCCAAGCTACAGACCCTGATGGAGATGTTGTGTCTATCAAGATTACCGCTTTTCCGACAGGGATTACTACGATCACAATCAATGGAAGTACATATGATTCCGGAAGTTTTCCTGCGCAGGGAATAACTATACCTTCTTCATCCGTTGGCAACCCTACACAGGCAATTTCCGTTGACCCTCTTGATGGTGTTGTAACTGTTGCCATTCCTTTCGTTGCAATCGATAATGCAAACTTCCCAAGTACGAATACTGGCTATGTGTATCTCCCATTCACTATGCCCCAGGCACTTGGAGGACTGAGCGGCAATGTGTATCATGATCCCGACGGAATGAGCGATAACTTTGTAAACGGTAATGGGATCGGCTCACCATCTGGCACACCTTTGTATGCAAATCTGCTTGATCAGGCCGACTTAGTCGTTGCATCAGTTGCTGTATCATCCGGCGGAACATACAGTTTCAACAATTTGCAAAACGGCAGCTATACTGTGCTCATAAGTACGGTGCAGGGAACAGTGGGACAGCCTGCACCACCAGTGCAATTGCCCAATGGATGGGTCAATACCGGTGAAAATGTGGGAACTACTCCCGGGAGTGATGGTACGCCCGATGGCAGGTTAGTGGCCTCGGTAGTAAATAATCAGATTACAATGGACGTTAACTTCGCTATCGAGCAATTGCCTACGACAGGTAACAGCACTGCGGATATACAGGAGAATCCTGGTGGTGAAATTTTTGTACCGGTTACAAACAATCTGTTTATTTTCGATGACCCTGATGGCGTGGTCGGATCTATTCGTATTATATCGTTCCCGACTAATGCAACCTCAATCAAAATTGGTTCTGCTACCTACACAAGCACATCCTTCCCTTCTGGTGGTGTGATTATCAATGTTAACAGTGGAGGAGTGTTGGCAAACAGTGTTCAGGTCGATCCGATAAACGGCCCTGTAACTGTGATTATACCATTCAGGTCGAAGGATAATGCAGGATTCGAAAGTTCAAGCACTGGCACTGTAAGCCTGCCTTTTACCGGGGAATATATCCCTGTGGATAATTTCTTCCCTGCAACAGGTTATGGCACGCTGGCCTTTGAGGACCTTTGGCCCGGAAAAGGAGATTACGACTTCAATGATCTTGTGTTGGACTATAGGTTCGAACTTGTTTCAAACACAGGAAATTACGTTGACCTGATTATTGGTAAATTCAAGATTAGAGCTTTTGGGGCCTCTTTCGAGAATGGATTTGGGTTCCAGCTAAGCAGCAACATCAATGCAGATGATTTGTTTGTGGAAGGCACAAGTCTTACTGAAAATTACATTAGCCTCAATGCCAACGGTACAGAAGCGGGGCAGTCAAAACCCACCATCATTGTTTACGATAACGCCTACAACGAAATGCCATACCCAGGTACAGGTATTGGGGTAAATACAGACCCTTCGGCTTCATACGTTGAACCAGTAGAGCTTGAGATAAGAATTTATCTCCCTGCTAATACGTACACCGCAGCGCAGGTGGATATCGGCAATTTCAATCCTTTCATCATCGTCAACAACGTGCGGAGCCATGAGGTGCACCTGCCATACTACCCACCAACCGACCTTGCTGACATGAGCCTTTTTGGCCAGTGGGAAGACGACAGCAATCCTGCAACCGGACGCTGGTATGTGACCGACAAGAACCATCCCTGGGCCATCAATATTTACGAATCGTTCGACTATCCGATTGAGAAGCAGGACATTCTGGGCGTTCACCTCAAGTTTGCCGAATGGGCCATGAGTGGTGGCGTGCAATTTCCCGACTGGTACAAGAATCTGCCGGGATACCGGAACAGTTCGCTGATTTACCAGGTGCCTTCAGGAAAATAA